CAAAAAGCATAAATATCGAGTCCACAATCACACTGATCTCGGGTGCTACTTTTGGCATTGGGGCGGGGGAAGGATTCAAATGTAAGACTTGCATGTTGACCAGATTAGATTGGGGTTTAAACATGCAATAGTATAATTCAAATGTGGCAATTATATGTTGACTACACTAACAATATTTGAGATCGATAAACCCCTCCTCCCCTatccccctaaaaaaaaaaaaaaggcataaaTCAAATTTGTCATCGGTATTTTCTTCTTCGAGTTCACAAAAAGCATAAACATCGAGTCCACAATCACACCGGTCTCGGGTGCTACTTTTGGCATTGGGGTGGGGGAAGGATTCAAATGTAAGACTTGCATGTTGACCAGATTAGATTGGTGTTTAAACGTACAATAGTATAATTCAAATGTGACAACTGTATGTTGACTACACTAGCAATATTTGAGCAATTATCTTGATTAAAAATAACTACAATACTATTCTTTGAGAATGTGGACACTTGATTTGTTATCACCACAGCGACGTTGGAGCCAACAATTAATTTTCGGACACGACACAGGTCCAATGTGCCTCAAAATTTATATGTTTTATTTTTCCTGCATTTTAGTTGGAATTCCTATAGAACAAAAGGCAAAACTAATTGACCACCTATGAGTACCTATTGTAATTTTCTTGAAACTCTATCTCAGGTAGGAAAAGTCCACTCTTTTATAAAAATgcattttctaaaatttctatgtaGTTCTCCTCAATATATTTGGAGACCCTCCTCTTTTTTCTGAACCAAATTAACTAACAAATTATGGAATGAAAATTAATCTTTTCTAATATTATTTTCTATCTGTAACTATCATAGATTTTTTGACTTTGCTTTACATAATGCTTAACCGATAAACCCCTCCTCCCCTatccccttaaaaaaaaaaaaaaaaggcataaaTCAAATTTGTCATAGGTATTTTCTTCTTCGAGTTCACAAAAAGCATAAACATCGAGTCCACAATCACACTGATCTCGGGTGCTACTTTTGGCATTGGGGCGGGGGAAGGATTCAAATGTAAGACTTGCATGTTGACCAGATTAGATTGGGGTTTAAACATGCAATAGTATAATTCAAATGTGGCAATTATATGTTGACTACACTAACAATATTTGAGATCGATAAACCCCTCCTCCCCTatccccctaaaaaaaaaaaaaagacataaaTCAAATTTGTCATCGGTATTTTCTTCTTCGAGTTCACAAAAAGCATAAACATCGAGTCCACAATCACGCCGGTCTCGGGTGCTACTTTTGGCATTGGGGTGGGGGAAGGATTCAAATATAAGACTTGCATGTTGACCAGATTAGATTGGTGTTTAAACGTACAATAGTATAATTCAAATGTGACAACTGTATGTTGACTACACTAGCAATATTTGAGCAGTTATCTTGATTAAAAATAACTACAATACTATTCTTTGAGAATGTGGACACTTGATTTGTCATCACCGCAGCGACGTTGGAGCCAACAATTAATTTTCGGACACGACACAGGTCCAATGTGCCTCAAAATTTATATGTTTTATTTTTCCTGCATTTTAGTTGAAATTCCTATAGAACAAAAGGCAAAACTAATTGACCACCTATGAGTACCAAAAAGGCTCTATAGGATCAATTTTTCTCTCAATCTCTTGAGTTTTCATTTTCAAGCCACACCTAAATCCACTATTAAAGAACACGAGAACATTTAAAAAGTTTAGATACAGTCACATGGGGCTTAATGAGTTGATGGGTCAAATAAATTAAAAGGAGGCCAGAGAAGATTAGATGAGGGAGGAACTTGGCGGCTTGACTTGAATGCCCACCTAAAAGacgtcttttccttttttttttttttttggccgacATCTTTTTTTTGGGTGGCCGACGTCCCTGGCGTGCGCCCTTTTCTCAATCCACCACTCCGACTTTCCTCCCAAGTGCCAACGACTCTAATTATAACCTTATAGCCCTATCTTTTTGGTAAATAACTTTATAGCACTTTCAGGGTGTTTCTTTCCTCCCCACAAGGCCATATGACGACAACGCTCTGACGTTTCCTGGATGATGCCTCCCTTGTCCTCCGAACTCCATCTCTTGCCCAACTTCCTCCACTAATATTCCAAAGAATCCTTCCCAATCCCAAAGAGTTATATATATACAACTCTAACCCAGCCCTCCCATCTCCCATTCTCAGTTGCCTCTCTAAAGCTTCAAAGCAACACATACCCAATTTGTCAACAGGCTTCATTCATCATGGACTCCTCGCTGAGCCTTGATCTCAAGGTCGGTTCTCTCCGGTTCCCCACCGAAGTTCCAGTGAGTACCAACGTCCCATATTTGCTATATTTAGACATCCAGTGGATATCATATTGATTAGTCTCTCCTTGTTGTATTGAGCAGAAAGTGTTACGCAATAGTCCCAAGCATGAGGAAGAGGGGCTTCTTATGAAAAGAGAGGTGAGTTTATTCATACTTACCAATCGAACCAAGCACGCTTTAACTTCAGATTTTTAATAGATGTATGTTTTGGGCCTCAGGTTGGTGTTCTTGAGGCAGAGCTCAATCGGGTTTCTGAGGAGAATAGAAGACTAAATGAGAAGATTGCCATCATTTATGAAGATTGTGCCAACCTGCAGAGCCAGATAAAAGATTTGATGACCACCGTGCGCTCAGATAGGGGGTCGGTCTCGCcggaaaggaagaggaagagtgAGAGCTCTGCCCTGAATGGCTACAGTGATGTGGCTAATGGAATGACCAATTGGATGGGACGTCAGATTGAAAGCAACTCAAGCGGAAATTCTTGCAAGCGAGCGAGAGAAGATTGTGATCTGAAGGTCTCTAGGCTCTGCGTTCGCACCGATCCATCGGATTCAAGCCTTGTAAGTTCCCTGCACTTCCACATATTTTCTTTAGTAAACATTTCTACTGCAATTCACAAATTACTCATTAGAATTCTATGCTTTTGTGTGACATATCTTTAGATTGTAAAAGATGGGTATCAATGGAGAAAATATGGTCAGAAGGTGACAAGAGACAATCCATGTCCAAGGGCCTACTTCAGATGCTCATTTGCTCCTGCTTGCCCTGTCAAGAAGAAGGTAAGCAAACATCAAACAGAACCATATTAATTTCTTGTTAAAAGTCTATTTAGATAGCCATATATATAAATCATAAGGAATGAATTAAACTGAATTCAATTCGATGATGGCCTCTTCCTCAGGTGCAAAGAAGTGTAGAGGATAGATCGATCCTGGTTGCAACTTATGAAGGCGAGCACAACCATGGTTACCCTTCTCAGCTTCCAGCACCCAATGGTTCCAGCCGTGGTGGCTCGGTCTCTCGCCATTCTTCCGGCCCGAGCAACGTAACACTTGATCTCACACGAGTGGGATCGCAGCAGGAGGTTGAGTCACCCGAGCTTCCGCGGAGTTTGGTGGAGCAAGTGGCGTTGTCATTGACGAAGGATCCAGGGTTTAAAGCCGCACTGGCCACCGCCGTTTCTGGGAACATTCTTTAGCTCTCTCCTGTACGTTGGGAATTAGGGATCAGCTGAAGTGATCCATTATTCTATTTTTCTGTGTCttcagatttattttgggctgcTCATGCTCTTCAGGGTGATAAGATGATGTAGAGATGGATGACGCATTTGTGAATAGAATTTTCTTAGCAAGAGATtcagaaattttatttaaattgggGAAAAGAAACACCTTATTGGGTGCATGCCCGTGGTTCCTATTTTAGCAAGCAAGATCCAAATGAATAATGGAAATAAAATTGATATAAAGAATTTATATTCAATTGGATGATTCCAAAACGGTAAAGTTTCTTCCATTGCATACTTAGTGTTTAACTTGTTCTACTATAACATAGGAAAGATTTAAGTATCGGTGCAATGTAGAGTTTTATTTGTTTGTATTagcaaaaatattgaaaaaattaaatatgatttgtgTCAAGTTTGATATACAATGTTCACTATCTTTCTCTaccaagataagctttcaagatctcataattaattaatatgactcacttaaaaaataattaattaacattaGATCGGAACTTAGGTTTACTAGAAATCACATGctcaaataattttcatgttagttatttatttaattttctttACTACTATCTAGTGTTTCATGGCAAGAGGGATATATAAATCTAGGTTGTTTTTTGCCAACAATTAATTATTGAGTTTGGATACTCTGCGGTGCATGTTTTATATCATTGAGGATTGTACAGCTATGGATAGTCACCACGTAATCCATATTAGAAGTGGATGATTGTTGTtcatcttgaaaataaaaaaaaggggatACCGGATGTCAAAGATGATGCATTATTGTGAGGATGAGCGACAGCCATATGTCTCATCTTGGACAATGCCGGTGAGTAAAAATGCCAACAGACAAGTTATTCATTATGATAGTTTGGGAGCTATGTCATGGTTTCTATAATCACATTCTTAGGTTGTGTTTGGTGCATTGCCAAGCAATCTTGAAAGATAATATGGATTGTCTTTAGGATGGATTGTCACTATTAAATTGTTAGTAATATCGATTACTATGTTTGATACATATAAGTAATGTTAcagtaaaattactaaaaatcttgattgatatgtTTGGTGCGACAATCAGATTATTggtaatgtgaaatcaaattctcaaaatatcCTCAATAATTTTGCCttgatgctcttctttttctttagtaaGAAGTAATAAGAGTAATGTGGGTATGGTGGTAGTGTGGAGAAGTAACGAGCCGAGAGATGTGGGGAACCATGAGTATTAGGAGAGTTGAGAGGGGGCAGGTGCGTGTGGAGCCGTGGGGGTGGTGGGGACGAGCATGGAGGAGTCATAGGAGGTGATGGGGAAAAAGAGCGAAGGAGCCACGGGCAagcaaagaaagatagagaaactACGGGCCGGGGGCGCATACGGAAGGGGGTAAGGGGAGGGGCGAGGGTTGGCAATGGGTTTTGTATGATTGTTTTGagggataattttgttcataatttttattacaattttaCTAAAGAAGTGGTAATCTGTATAGCCATCCCTCTCTAAAGCAATCCAGATTGTCTCTCATGAGACAACCTGGACTGTCAAGATAATTTGGATTGCCATTCAACAAacataccaaacacagtaatccaGATTATCATATTAAACTgtcagcaatctggatagattgccaactACTAAATACAACCTTAGAAGTtttcatgattttaaaaaattaacctTTTTTTTTCATGGTAGAAAATTTTCAACTCTAATCAGTTAAATTTGATACTTTCGAGAACTCGCTTAATGCTCCTATAAATTTCCTTGTACACAAAGATAGGAGCGTTACTTTCACATGATTATCCCTTCAAAATTGTGTATTGACCCGTTTCTTCTTTCCCAGATTTGACAGTCTCTTTATACTTGTTCACGTATCTATAGCGTGGGTATGTTGGAAAGAAAAGAATGCTAGTCTTCCTCAACAAGCATCCTTCAATTACATCCACAGCTTTGAAGGGGTTCAGACTCTTCAacgattgatcttttctttacaGCCAAAATCTTCTTTTTGAATCTAGAAAATTTTGGCAAAATCAAGAATCTCTCTTGCTAGTTGCACGATGATTAGAAGTTTTATCTCCACTTTCTTCTCCATGCACTATTGCTGAATCCTAGGTTGAAAGGTACCATCCTGATGAACATCCTTATCATTCCTTTTAAGCTCTTAGTCTCAGCTCTTCTTATGGAATTACCAACAATATCCCTACCTCTGTGCCTTTCTCGAATAGAGCATTGTTTCACTGTTATTTTGGTTGGTTTTTGTTGGTGGGCCATAATTTAACTCAAAAtagcactcttttttttttttgggatcaaAATGGAGGCTGGAAAAGCAGCCACCTACATTTTTTTATTATAGATTCAGCAACATTTACAGAAAAGAAAGTTTGGCTTATATGCCCTTGTAGCAGCTTAAAGGAAACAAAATTAGAGGCATATAGAGAGACCATTCATAAACATCAACCGGAGCTGTGACCCAAGGTAGTGTGATAGAACCCCTTTCTAACTTGCAGTAATCACCTATAACATCCAGAGCCATAAGGCCAGCACTGTAGAAAACCTACAAGAGATGAACAACTTGACGTGCAAACTTTGAACTTCCAGAAAAGATTCATAATGCCAGAACCGTAATGGTTTATGCTATACATGAACAACCTGATGCGAAAACCTTGAACTTCCGGGATAgactcatatatgtatatatttagtgACTTCACATACCAGTCAACAAACCCTGCAACCTTAATTCTTATATTTTTGTGCCATGGCTTTTAATGCACTATGAGAAGCTTGGAATACAAAGAATGGATCAGGACAGGAACAACTGCAAACCTTCTTTAGCAACCGATGAAGCTAATTGTCTGTTTAGAAAAatgtgtttctttctttctttccagcAAGACCAAGAAATTGCACCAATAAGCATTAATACCACAGTCTAAATAGCTTTGGAAAAATTGCTCCTCCACTCCAAACACAGGCCTTCAAAGGAACCATGCAAGTGTAGAACACCAATCCATTGACATAAGGCTTTCCAAACGGTGGTGAAAAAACTACAATCCAAAATTGGTGGTCTACTGATTCAATAGAATTTCTCTACAGCACATAGACCCCCTAGTTTTTTGCCGAGTTTCCTTCCAATATTATCCCTTGTATTTAGCTTCTTCTTCCAACAAAGTCGTAGGAAACATTTAAACTTAAGTGGCACTGAAAGGTTCCAAAGAGATGCGGCAAACCTACACTTCACCCCTCTTGAATTGATGAACTGATACATAGACGCTGGGGTCATATTTAACTCAAAACAGTTCATCTCGATGGAGCCAAACACAGATTGTCTATTCTCCATTCTATTTCCTAAATAAAATTTTCGGATGGTATTCGCCTCCCTCTatgtcacccaaaaaaaaaaaaaaaagataaaccctGCATCCTTGACCAAACAAGACCTCACGATATTCCATACTCTCTAATAATATAGCCTCCGTCTCATTGATATTTTACCAAACTTCATTATAATTTTACCTTTTTGAAACAGGGGGATATCTACAGTAATATGTAATTTTTACTTCTAAATTGCCCTTGACAAGATTGGAATATGAAGTTCCCTAAGGCTCTTTTTGTGACCTTAGTCATCCACCATCACCTTGGGTAAAAGATTTTTGGCTTGAATATTATCTGGTGGTTGTTTGGGGCGAGCAAGTTACATTGTATTTAAGAATTGAGATAATCACTTTTCTTTTGATCCTAAAAACTTGTTATAAAATGCATCCAACTCTAAGCATCCCAAAATGATAAATATATTGGCTTAAGTTTACGGGCCTTTTGATCCAAGCATTGGATTATATATCTTCATAATCTCCTCTTCACTAGAGTTGATGAGGGATATATATTATTGGGCAAATTTATAATGCTTATATTATGTACTTTTCATAGTATTCATGTCAAATTTGATAGTAAATTGCATAAATGAAGGATTTTAAAAAGACATGTGAATTATAAATTATGAGTGTGGCCTTTTGCAATATATAAATCCCTCAGATAAAGACATCCTATAGGCATTGCTGAAGTGGTGAAAGAGGCACTCATAGATGGGCTCGATGGTGCCGTAGTGGGAGAGCCGGGTGGAGCCAAGCAAGTGAGTGGGTGGTCAATAAATGGCATAAGTTTGAAATCTAGTTGCTCTTtactgccgatctctctctctcttggatactttctcttacttttttttttcttttatacttATTTCATTTATAGTGATCTTTCCCACCATTTTACTCtaaaaaaattctatccctaCATCTTATGCTTGAATTTAATCCAACCTTCGATTATtagaaattctctctctctctctctctctctctctctctctctctcacgtacACAAATTCATGGAAATATGTTGttgcatgtgtatatatatagcaTTTACTAATTGCAACTTATTTTTTCGTGtgcgatatttttatttttcagtgccaaattaaaatcttttaggtCCTTGCCATTCTCATAGACCTCCCTTGTATGCTTGTATTGTATTATGACATAAGTTATAGGAATATTGAAGATTAACTGCAAAATTTTGAAAACTTGTTTCAAAAAGTTTGGAcgaatcaattttataaaaaaaaaaaatgctgtccAAGTTTTGAATGTAAGTTTCGTAAGTTTTTTTGAGTATTCGACCAAATGCATGAATAGACATAGCAGTATGGTAGGAATCAATAAATTTCTATCTAGTGGCATGATAATTATGGTGGGAGTGAAATGATGTACTTGGATAATTTATCTTACGGAAAGTAGaaatttcagttttttttttttttgatttgggggggaggggggtggggcGGGGCAAGGAGGGGGCGGCGTGCGCTAGTCTGAGAAGAAATCTTTTCCAAATCCAAGTGAAGACAGGATCAAAATTAAGTCTGCGTGTTATTATTCTCCACAACCTTTTTCTTCTATCCATTTTACTGAAAAAATGGAATCTGCTTGGAAATAAACTGCCAGGTGGTAACCCtcctattttatgaaaaaaaaaaaaaaaacgtaccTTTGTTTTTCCGGCCCTTGGGTACTCAGAAATGCTCCATTTGTTCATTTGTCGGTGGATAGAAGTCACCtggtttcttaccaaaaaaaaaaagtcaccTGGTTCCAACCACATGCGTGGAACATGTTGAAGCGAGTCCAAACACGTGCGGGTTGGAAGTCTGATCCATCTCTCTCCATTTGTTCATATGTCGGTGGATAGAAGTCACCTGGTTTCTTACCAAAAATAAAAAGTCACCTGGTTCCAACCACATGCGTGGAACATGTCGGAGCGAGTCCAAACACGTACGGGTTGGAAGTCTTAtccatctctctcctcttttcaaCGTCTTCACGTGCTTGGAAGACTTGTCCAAGATCCTCATGAACAGACTGAAACACCGACAGTTCTCTTTTCAAAACCTAACCGGAGGTACATATTCTTTATATCCATCAAAGATAGCTCGGACTTGCATTCTTGACCCGCGGTCTTAGACCTAGACCTGACTTTTGTGTAAGGTTGGATAAGAGGCATAACAAACTTCATTTCCAAATGGATGTATCACTTTCAGATTCCAGGGATGATTTTCTAGTCAGGTGGATGACTATCCTTTGGCTGGCTTGGACTTGACTCATCGATTCGAATGAAGTTTAGTTATTTATAAGGTGGATaaaatatgatctgatccattaATCTAATCTATATTTGATCTATTATGAGTAGAGATTTGGATTTGGGCTAAATTATTCCGGTCACAAATAGGTCGAtctatttaatttgtttaataTATGGATCGATTTTGAGTTTCAGACGTTTAAACCGTTTAACTTCTTTAATATTTAGGTTAAATTAAGTGAGTTAAGCTGTTTAATCTACTTAAGatctgtttaacttatttaaaaTCTACTTAATTTGTTTTTATGTTGTTTAACCCAACCCGCTTAATCTGTTAATCCGTTAAAAACTTATTTAGCTTATCTaacctatttaatctaatttgacatGTTTATAAATGGATTATGTAGATCAAATTGGATTAATAAACAAgttggatttagatctaaatttttgatttgtTTAATTAATAGATTGGATTTGAGTTGATGAATTTTTGGTTTGAATCATATCCAACCCGATCTGTATCTAATTTGACCTAATTTGAAGGCCAACCCAAATTTGTTGGCACCAAGTTTTTATACTTGCTATTCAATAGAAGATATCATGCACGTGCATTGCCTATAGTCTATTCAATAGAAGATTGTGGACTTCTGTCTCTTCACTGCTCataatatttttcagaaaaaattaatgaaaaatacctaattgagtttaaacttaaaagcaactatctatttaagtttcaagtaaaaaattttttttatttgaaatataatttaaaagcAACTATCTAAATAGAATAAAATGATCCCATTGCCCTTGCAGTTATAAAGCAACAccatactattataaagtaatactatactattataaagtaatactgtaCTATAATAAAAATAGCACTATATAATTATAAAGTAAAACTACACTATTATATAATTATACTACGTTATTATAAAACAACACTGCATTgttgtaaagtaatactataataaaaaaatattacactatgataatgtaatactaccttattgtaaagaaataccatactaatataatataataaagtaatactatattattataaaagaatactatactaatataatgtaatactatcttattgtaaaagaatactacactaatataatataataaaataatactatattattataaagaaatactacattaatataatgtaatactattttattataaagaaatactgTACTGTGATAATGTAATAgtgcaatattttaaaaaatataaggatataaagatataaggataatttTGGCTAAAAATGAATAGTTGCTTTTAAGTTATGTTTGGAATGGGTAGCtacttttacataaaatttatgtgGAGAGTTGTTGTTAAGTTGAAAGTAGAGCTGAggatttatctctaattttttatattttttattcttaatatTGATTATCTatgtaatttaaaattaatttttttttcatgatatatAGGCATGTTATCTTATCCTAACAACTATATACATCTGccaatataataatttataaataactaatataccccaaaataattttatcgcaAGAATGTATCTCAATCAAGTATATAGCCGTACATGATTTACATATCCGATTTAAATCAAATCATTTTCACCCACTTCCTCGAGACTCATTAATTTCAAGTACTCATATTGGTCATGGAACTAATTGATTCACATCTCATACAAACCCATCAGCACCCACCATCCTCTCCTATCGTGTTTTCTTTACACTGTCCTAGCTCTTCCTAGGAATCCCATGGCCATCATCATGCTTGTATCCTCTTCCATCCCCACCTCCTTGGATTCTTCATCTACGCCTTTATTTGGACTTGGCCAACCTCTCTGTCTGGAGCAGTCCAACAACCTGGCTCCAACTTGGCTTGGAATTTTCTTGGTCCACCACTTCCTGCTCGCTCTAGTCATCCACTACATGATGTTGGTAAAGCCTTGCTGCCACAGCCAGCACGAACACGGCCAAGAAAAATACATATTGTTGTAGGTGGTCATACAATCCCAGTTGATGTCCTCGAGATTTAGGAGCTTTCAGATTAATAAGAATACTGATGTAAAACTTGACCGTGGAGTTTATCAGAAAGTCGATCTCATCGGAAGATTAAGACCATCATTAAACCAATCTCATCGGAAAGCTGAAATTATCATAAAATCGATCTCATCGAAAGGTCGAAAGTTGATTTCTTAGAAAGCCATCTCTGGCACGTGACAATATCAGAGAGAATCATCTAAGAATTATATTGATCAAAGTTTACTTTTGGGTCATATCTGGTTCAACTCAGCTCAGCTAAGCACCGATCTAAACTAATCTGAATTGACTCCTAATgaagcattatgatcaattcgacTATCTATGGACCTACCATTGGGACATCGGTCCCGAAACGATATGATCCCAAAATACAGATAATTATTTTATAGCTGTCTTCCAACTTGCTACAGCCATGATACAGCTCATCGCCATATGGGCAGTCGCCCTACGATCTTCATACAGCTGGATATTTTGTTATAATAAACTAATGGCTTAACAAACTCCTCTAACGGTATAATAAATTTttctaacggcctaacaaactctgtAATGACCTCACcagcccctctataaatagagggccagGGATCCTCTGGAGGTAAGTTCTGAGCCTAGAAAAACTAGATTGAGACTTCGTCAGTAGGAACTCTGTCAGTTCTTAA
The DNA window shown above is from Elaeis guineensis isolate ETL-2024a chromosome 8, EG11, whole genome shotgun sequence and carries:
- the LOC105051963 gene encoding WRKY transcription factor WRKY28, with the protein product MDSSLSLDLKVGSLRFPTEVPKVLRNSPKHEEEGLLMKREVGVLEAELNRVSEENRRLNEKIAIIYEDCANLQSQIKDLMTTVRSDRGSVSPERKRKSESSALNGYSDVANGMTNWMGRQIESNSSGNSCKRAREDCDLKVSRLCVRTDPSDSSLIVKDGYQWRKYGQKVTRDNPCPRAYFRCSFAPACPVKKKVQRSVEDRSILVATYEGEHNHGYPSQLPAPNGSSRGGSVSRHSSGPSNVTLDLTRVGSQQEVESPELPRSLVEQVALSLTKDPGFKAALATAVSGNIL